One region of Populus trichocarpa isolate Nisqually-1 chromosome 4, P.trichocarpa_v4.1, whole genome shotgun sequence genomic DNA includes:
- the LOC18097384 gene encoding 5'-adenylylsulfate reductase 1, chloroplastic: MALSVSSSSSISASGFSRSSQELKAPQFGSFKLLDRPTKFVNVSSQRRCAVKPLNAEPKRNGSVVPLAATIAAPEIAEKVEVEEDYEKLAKELANGSPLEIMDKALEKFGDDIAIAFSGAEDVALIEYAKLTGRPFRVFSLDTGRLNPETYHFFDQVEKHYGIRIEYMFPDAVEVQALVRNKGLFSFYEDGHQECCRVRKVRPLRRALKGLRAWITGQRKDQSPGTRSEIPVVQVDPVFEGLDGGAGSLIKWNPMANVEGQDVWKFLRTMDVPVNSLHSKGYISIGCEPCTRPVLPGQHEREGRWWWEDATAKECGLHKGNLKQGDEAQLNGNGNGAAHANGAATVADIFNSENLVNLSRPGIENLLKLENRKEPWLVVLYAPWCQFCQGMEASYVELADKLAGSGVKVGKFRADGDQKEFSKQELQLGSFPTILFFPKHSSRPIKYPSEKRDVDSLMTFVNALR, translated from the exons ATGGCATTGAGTGTTAGTTCTTCTTCTTCGATTTCTGCTTCTGGGTTTTCACGTTCTAGTCAAGAACTTAAAG caCCCCAGTTTGGTTCTTTTAAGCTCTTAGATCGGCCGACAAAATTTGTTAATGTTTCTTCACAAAGACGCTGTGCTGTAAAGCCTTTAAATGCTGAGCCTAAAAGGAATGGTTCTGTTGTTCCTCTCGCTGCAACTATCGCTGCTCCag AGATTGCAGAGAAAGTAGAGGTGGAGGAAGATTATGAGAAGTTAGCTAAGGAGCTTGCAAATGGTTCTCCTTTGGAAATTATGGATAAGGCACTTGAGAAATTTGGGGATGACATTGCTATTGCTTTCAG TGGTGCCGAAGATGTTGCTTTGATTGAGTATGCAAAGTTGACTGGGCGACCGTTCAGGGTGTTCAGCCTGGACACAGGGAGATTGAACCCAGAAACATACCATTTCTTTGACCAAGTTGAGAAGCACTATGGCATTCGAATTGAGTACATGTTTCCAGATGCTGTTGAAGTTCAAGCATTAGTAAGGAACAAGGGTTTATTCTCCTTCTACGAGGATGGGCATCAGGAGTGCTGCCGTGTCAGGAAGGTGAGACCCTTGAGGCGGGCTCTGAAGGGGCTTCGGGCCTGGATCACTGGCCAAAGGAAGGATCAATCTCCAGGGACGAGGTCTGAAATTCCAGTTGTTCAGGTGGACCCGGTTTTTGAGGGATTGGATGGTGGGGCTGGAAGCCTGATCAAATGGAATCCAATGGCGAATGTTGAGGGACAAGATGTATGGAAGTTCCTTCGAACCATGGATGTGCCTGTGAACTCATTGCATTCAAAGGGATACATCTCTATTGGCTGCGAGCCTTGCACAAGGCCAGTTCTTCCTGGCCAACATGAGAGAGAAGGAAGGTGGTGGTGGGAGGATGCCACAGCTAAGGAATGTGGTCTTCATAAAGGAAATCTGAAACAGGGTGATGAAGCCCAACTTAATGGCAATGGAAACGGGGCTGCCCATGCAAATGGGGCCGCCACTGTTGCTGATATTTTCAACTCCGAGAATTTGGTCAATTTGAGCAGGCCCGGAATCGAGAACTTATTAAAATTAGAGAACCGAAAGGAACCATGGCTTGTGGTGCTCTACGCCCCATGGTGCCAATTTTGCCAAGGTATGGAAGCATCCTATGTTGAATTGGCCGATAAGTTAGCAGGGAGTGGAGTAAAGGTGGGAAAATTCAGGGCAGATGGCGATCAGAAGGAATTCTCAAAGCAAGAATTACAGCTAGGAAGTTTTCCAACAATCCTTTTCTTCCCTAAACACTCATCTCGCCCAATCAAGTACCCCTCTGAGAAAAGGGACGTGGATTCATTGATGACTTTTGTGAATGCTCTCCGGTAA
- the LOC112325817 gene encoding transcription termination factor MTERF8, chloroplastic — translation MFRLLCKSIVIGSSVRASSVHYFLENPSILSCLRYISSVNTDDNIKEHSFTVSYLMNKCGFSLKSALEVSKQVHFETPDKPDSVLAVFKNCGFSKSHILNLVRRRPAVLLSKPNTTLLPKLEFFQSKGFSSPDGIKIISSYPWVFKYSLENQLVPAFDFLENSLQSDAVAIKAIKRFPRILNVTVENMARVVDVLLDNGVPEKNIALLIRSRPSIMVSNLENLKKLIEEVTLMGFHPSKSQFVVAIRVLTSVTRTTWEKKLDVHRKWGLSEEEILEAFVKFPWFMSLSEEKIMAVMDLFVNNLGWESSYIAKNPTFSSYSLEKRLIPRALVLQFLVSKGLVEKSFRSLAFFNTPEDKFRQMFIDHHADSTQILKFYEEKLNLSSVVNSSTF, via the coding sequence ATGTTTAGATTACTCTGCAAAAGCATAGTGATAGGGTCTTCTGTTAGAGCTTCATCAgttcattattttcttgaaaacccTTCAATACTATCATGTCTCAGATACATCTCATCAGTGAATACGgatgataatataaaagaaCATTCCTTTACAGTCTCATACCTTATGAACAAATGTGGGTTCTCTCTAAAATCTGCTTTAGAAGTTTCTAAGCAGGTCCATTTTGAAACCCCAGATAAGCCTGATTCTGTTCTTGCCGTTTTCAAGAACTGTGGCTTCTCAAAGTCCCAtatcttgaaccttgtgaggaGACGGCCAGCGGTGCTTTTGTCTAAACCTAACACAACACTTTTGCCCAAGCTTGAGTTTTTCCAATCTAAAGGTTTTTCAAGCCCTGATGGTATCAAAATCATATCATCCTACCCGTGGGTTTTTAAGTACAGCTTAGAAAACCAGTTAGTTCCTGCTTTTGATTTCCTTGAAAACTCGCTCCAATCTGATGCCGTGGCCATCAAAGCAATCAAGCGTTTCCCTCGTATTCTAAATGTTACTGTTGAAAACATGGCACGTGTTGTCGATGTTTTACTAGACAATGGAGTCCCTGAAAAGAATATTGCTCTGCTAATTCGTTCCCGGCCTTCTATTATGGTTTCAAATCTGGAGAATTTAAAAAAGCTTATAGAGGAAGTGACTCTAATGGGATTTCATCCTTCCAAGAGTCAGTTTGTTGTGGCAATCAGGGTGCTGACGTCCGTGACCAGAACCACGTGGGAGAAGAAGCTTGATGTGCATAGAAAGTGGGGGTTGTCTGAGGAAGAAATTCTTGAAGCATTTGTAAAGTTTCCATGGTTTATGTCCCTATCTGAAGAGAAGATCATGGCAGTTATGGATCTTTTTGTCAACAACTTGGGCTGGGAGTCTTCCTATATTGCCAAAAATCCAACTTTTTCATCATATAGCCTTGAGAAAAGGCTAATTCCAAGGGCTTTGGTATTGCAATTTTTAGTTTCTAAAGGCTTGGTTGAGAAGAGTTTCAGAAGCCTTGCATTCTTCAATACACCTGAAGATAAGTTCCGGCAGATGTTTATAGATCACCATGCTGACTCTACCCAGAtactgaaattttacgaggaaAAACTGAATCTTTCATCAGTTGTAAACTCTTCCACTTTTTAA